From Thermomicrobiales bacterium, the proteins below share one genomic window:
- a CDS encoding metal-dependent transcriptional regulator, whose protein sequence is MSAPSHRPSRERSADDLPHVSHAMEDYLKAAYRLKMDGKPATTQLLADELGVSGPSVTNMVKRLDEMRLVRHTRYQGVELTPAGEKIALEVVRHHRLLELYLAETLGYPWDQVHDEAEKLEHHVSDELEARMDLFLGFPTRDPHGDPIPSRDGVVPEDTDLLLADLEDGLPATVVRVSDRDPVQLRYLAELGLIPGAQVTILERLPFDELTRIEVGAQTHVIGRQLSRSVWVERPE, encoded by the coding sequence GTGTCAGCACCCAGTCATCGACCTTCCAGGGAGCGGTCCGCGGACGATCTTCCTCATGTCAGCCATGCCATGGAGGACTATCTCAAGGCCGCGTATCGGTTGAAGATGGACGGGAAACCAGCGACCACGCAACTGCTGGCCGATGAGCTTGGCGTGTCCGGGCCATCGGTGACGAACATGGTCAAACGGCTCGACGAGATGCGTCTTGTCAGGCACACGCGCTATCAGGGTGTGGAGCTCACTCCTGCCGGTGAGAAGATCGCCCTCGAAGTCGTGCGGCACCACCGGTTGCTCGAGCTCTATCTGGCGGAAACCCTCGGCTATCCCTGGGATCAGGTGCATGACGAGGCGGAGAAGCTGGAACACCATGTCTCCGACGAGCTCGAAGCGCGCATGGACTTGTTTCTGGGGTTTCCAACGCGAGATCCGCATGGCGATCCGATACCCAGCCGGGATGGCGTGGTTCCGGAAGACACCGATCTGTTGTTGGCGGACCTCGAGGATGGATTGCCGGCAACCGTTGTGCGGGTCTCGGACCGCGATCCGGTCCAGCTTCGCTACCTGGCCGAACTTGGACTCATCCCGGGCGCGCAGGTGACGATTCTCGAACGGCTCCCGTTCGACGAACTGACTCGCATCGAGGTTGGCGCGCAGACGCATGTCATCGGCCGCCAACTCTCCCGGTCCGTCTGGGTCGAACGCCCGGAGTGA
- a CDS encoding MurT ligase domain-containing protein: MAPKPSLGGVRQAASISASKATLEVLRRSGRGGTAAPGLVALQIDPQVVSKIARRLPHGAVVVAGTNGKTTTSRMIADIIEAAGLKVIHNRSGSNLARGVAATFVQGSSLTGMPDGEIAVIESDEAALPEILRLVNPKLLVLNNLFRDQLDRYGELDTVGRKWKAAFATLPASTRLIVDVDDPTLATITNGLTAARSTFGLSAPEHKLAELPHAADAAVCRSCGADLSYRELYLGHLGDWFCQSCGAARPALDVVGNDVRLDAMNALTMTVTATDGQMLQDANVHVPGIYNAYNVTAAVATAFALGIPSHTIRKALDAFQSPFGRAERVHFEGRDISIALVKNPVGFNEVLRTITGGGSELGAPTLIVINDEFADGRDVSWLWDVDFEMLAAGALPIATAGIRGADMANRLKYAGVDESRIVALTGPIERALKDFLAKTSASPEVSILPTYTAMLAIREALGDAGAVDRFWEE, encoded by the coding sequence GTGGCTCCTAAACCGTCGCTTGGCGGTGTGCGCCAGGCTGCGTCGATCTCCGCATCCAAAGCGACTCTCGAGGTCTTGCGGCGCTCGGGCCGGGGTGGCACAGCGGCGCCCGGGCTGGTCGCATTACAGATCGACCCTCAGGTCGTGTCCAAGATCGCACGCAGGTTGCCGCATGGGGCGGTGGTGGTGGCCGGGACAAACGGCAAGACGACCACGTCACGGATGATTGCCGACATCATCGAGGCCGCTGGACTGAAGGTGATTCACAATCGCTCCGGGTCGAACCTGGCGCGGGGCGTGGCGGCAACCTTCGTGCAGGGTTCGTCGTTGACTGGGATGCCGGACGGTGAGATCGCGGTCATCGAATCGGATGAGGCAGCGCTGCCGGAAATTCTCCGGCTCGTCAACCCCAAGCTGCTGGTGCTCAACAACCTCTTTCGCGACCAGCTCGACCGGTATGGCGAGCTGGACACGGTTGGCCGCAAATGGAAAGCCGCGTTTGCCACATTGCCAGCATCGACTCGTTTGATCGTCGATGTGGACGACCCCACGCTGGCCACAATTACCAACGGCTTGACCGCGGCGCGTTCGACATTCGGTTTGTCTGCCCCGGAGCACAAGCTGGCTGAACTGCCACACGCCGCGGATGCGGCGGTCTGTCGAAGCTGCGGCGCTGATCTGTCCTATCGCGAACTCTATCTCGGACATCTGGGCGACTGGTTTTGCCAGAGCTGCGGCGCAGCGCGTCCAGCGCTGGATGTCGTGGGCAACGATGTACGGCTCGACGCCATGAATGCCCTGACGATGACGGTCACCGCGACCGATGGGCAGATGTTGCAAGACGCAAACGTGCATGTGCCCGGAATCTACAACGCCTACAACGTCACCGCCGCGGTGGCCACTGCGTTCGCGCTCGGCATTCCGTCCCACACCATTCGGAAAGCGCTCGATGCGTTCCAGTCTCCGTTTGGACGTGCCGAGCGGGTGCACTTCGAGGGACGCGACATCTCGATTGCGCTGGTAAAGAACCCGGTTGGCTTCAACGAAGTGCTGCGCACCATCACCGGGGGTGGCAGCGAGCTGGGCGCGCCCACCTTGATCGTCATCAATGACGAGTTCGCGGATGGGCGGGATGTCTCCTGGCTCTGGGATGTCGATTTCGAAATGCTTGCCGCCGGAGCGCTTCCCATCGCGACGGCTGGAATCCGTGGCGCGGATATGGCGAATCGGCTGAAGTACGCCGGTGTGGACGAATCGCGCATCGTCGCGCTGACCGGACCTATCGAACGCGCGCTGAAGGACTTCCTGGCGAAGACGAGCGCGTCGCCGGAGGTTTCGATCTTGCCAACCTATACCGCGATGCTCGCGATCCGCGAGGCGCTCGGTGATGCCGGCGCGGTCGATCGGTTCTGGGAGGAATAA
- a CDS encoding CinA family protein, whose protein sequence is MPEPLEIQLNHLLASRSGPTIATAESCTGGTVASRIASVSGSSEYFLGGVVSYSNEVKHNVLGVAQSVLDERGAVSPECARAMALGARRVIGSEIAVSTTGIAGPTGGTPRKPVGLVYIGIATPTWLEAFEFHFEGDRARVIDQAAFQALSILLKAVDRAIAAEHTGN, encoded by the coding sequence ATGCCCGAACCACTCGAGATCCAGCTGAACCATCTGCTGGCATCGCGCTCCGGCCCCACCATCGCCACTGCCGAATCGTGCACTGGCGGGACGGTGGCATCCCGAATCGCGTCGGTTTCGGGCAGCTCGGAGTATTTCCTGGGTGGAGTCGTCTCGTACTCGAACGAGGTCAAGCACAACGTGTTGGGCGTGGCCCAGTCCGTGCTGGACGAACGAGGCGCGGTCAGCCCGGAGTGCGCGCGGGCAATGGCGCTCGGCGCGCGCAGGGTAATCGGCAGCGAAATTGCCGTTTCCACGACTGGAATCGCGGGCCCCACTGGCGGAACACCGCGCAAGCCAGTCGGTCTGGTTTACATTGGTATTGCAACACCGACCTGGCTGGAAGCGTTCGAATTCCATTTCGAAGGTGACCGTGCGCGCGTAATCGACCAGGCGGCGTTCCAGGCATTGTCGATATTGCTCAAAGCGGTCGATCGGGCGATTGCCGCTGAACACACAGGGAACTAA
- the mce gene encoding methylmalonyl-CoA epimerase, with amino-acid sequence MSNAIGSRLELHHVGIVVADLEAALAAYERLGFSGGERWLLPQQQIEAVTFASGAGWIELITPTDPDGPIARFLAKRGDTMHHVAYRTHDLDGELARLKSAGVRLIDESPRTGTHGWRIAFLHPESCSGVLTELVDDSGV; translated from the coding sequence GTGAGCAACGCCATCGGTTCCCGGCTCGAGCTACATCATGTCGGTATCGTGGTCGCCGATCTGGAGGCCGCGCTGGCCGCCTATGAACGCCTGGGCTTCTCCGGTGGAGAGCGCTGGTTGCTGCCCCAGCAGCAGATCGAAGCGGTCACCTTCGCCAGCGGCGCCGGCTGGATCGAGCTCATCACCCCGACAGATCCTGACGGCCCGATCGCCAGGTTTCTCGCGAAACGCGGCGACACCATGCACCACGTCGCGTATCGCACCCATGATCTCGATGGCGAGTTGGCTCGGCTGAAATCCGCAGGGGTTCGTCTGATCGACGAGTCTCCCCGCACCGGCACCCATGGATGGCGGATTGCCTTTCTGCATCCTGAGTCATGCAGCGGCGTACTCACCGAGCTGGTGGACGACTCTGGCGTTTGA
- a CDS encoding PIG-L deacetylase family protein: protein MAEELKAEIRAEADLDEDKVVPREIPEGNRVLIITAHPDDMEFGSGGTAARWSDEGKEICLCVVTDGSSGSDDPAMTPDKLRETRHQEQLAANAILGIGTFVQLNRPDGMVVPDLALRRDLVRVIRQFRADVVVCQDPTSWFFGNEYINHPDHRAVAVAAIEAVFPAAGNRNYFPELLEEGLEPIKIKEVYISTSEKADVWVDITNVIDRKIEALRQHKSQMGDWDPGPTLRKWAAGDGAKRTPPVAYAEDFRYMKTEG, encoded by the coding sequence GTGGCGGAAGAGTTGAAAGCAGAGATTCGGGCCGAGGCCGATCTGGACGAAGACAAGGTCGTTCCGCGTGAGATTCCGGAAGGCAATCGCGTTCTCATCATCACCGCTCATCCGGACGACATGGAATTCGGCAGTGGCGGAACGGCCGCGCGTTGGTCAGACGAAGGGAAGGAAATCTGCCTTTGCGTCGTCACCGACGGATCCAGCGGTAGTGACGATCCGGCCATGACGCCGGACAAGTTGCGAGAGACGCGTCACCAGGAGCAACTGGCTGCCAACGCGATCCTCGGCATTGGAACGTTCGTCCAGCTCAACCGGCCAGACGGCATGGTGGTTCCCGATCTCGCGCTTCGGCGAGATCTGGTACGGGTCATTCGCCAGTTCCGTGCCGATGTCGTCGTCTGCCAGGACCCGACGAGCTGGTTCTTTGGAAATGAGTACATCAATCATCCCGATCACCGCGCCGTCGCCGTTGCGGCGATCGAAGCCGTGTTCCCGGCTGCAGGCAACCGAAACTACTTTCCGGAGTTGCTGGAGGAAGGACTGGAGCCGATCAAGATCAAAGAGGTCTACATCTCCACCTCAGAGAAGGCCGATGTTTGGGTCGATATCACCAATGTCATCGACCGCAAGATCGAGGCGTTACGGCAACACAAGAGCCAGATGGGCGATTGGGATCCCGGACCGACGCTTCGCAAGTGGGCGGCGGGTGACGGCGCCAAGCGCACCCCCCCGGTGGCATATGCCGAAGACTTCCGCTACATGAAGACCGAAGGTTAG
- the mreC gene encoding rod shape-determining protein MreC, translated as MSTIGIRQTILLVILFIVAAVALIALDNSSALAPLRSGLRGTVDPVVSWIDRVTDRDGEPTPLEVQLEQVTKERDELKAENAQLKAEQAAVAQLQDVLGVQEAHQEWNLLVAKVINPDPSGLQKLVTIDKGSADGIKVGMAVVDPNYLVGVVTEVDEHTARVTLAIDATFAVGAELQDSNATGIAYGQWQNGGRMEMRHVSREISPKDGEIIVTSSDTAQIPPAIIIGQVTGEPSIDNQSDSQTIQILPATDFDNLSIVAVIVSVGEESSGS; from the coding sequence TTGTCCACGATTGGAATCCGGCAGACGATCCTGCTCGTGATCCTCTTCATCGTGGCTGCCGTCGCGCTGATCGCGCTCGACAACAGCTCCGCGCTGGCTCCGTTGCGCAGTGGATTGCGGGGAACGGTCGACCCGGTCGTTTCCTGGATCGACCGCGTCACCGACCGTGACGGCGAACCGACACCGCTCGAAGTCCAGCTCGAGCAGGTCACCAAAGAACGAGACGAACTCAAGGCCGAGAACGCCCAGCTGAAGGCGGAACAGGCCGCGGTGGCGCAACTCCAGGATGTGCTGGGTGTGCAGGAGGCCCATCAGGAATGGAACTTGCTCGTCGCCAAAGTCATCAATCCTGATCCGAGCGGGTTGCAGAAGCTCGTCACGATCGACAAGGGATCGGCGGACGGGATCAAGGTTGGAATGGCAGTGGTCGATCCCAACTATCTGGTCGGTGTCGTGACCGAAGTCGATGAGCACACGGCCCGCGTGACGCTGGCGATCGATGCCACGTTTGCCGTGGGCGCTGAGCTGCAGGATTCGAATGCCACGGGTATCGCATATGGGCAGTGGCAGAACGGTGGCCGCATGGAGATGCGTCACGTGAGCCGCGAGATTTCACCCAAGGATGGCGAGATCATCGTGACGTCTTCCGATACCGCGCAGATTCCTCCCGCCATCATCATCGGGCAGGTGACCGGCGAACCGTCGATCGACAATCAGTCCGACTCGCAGACGATTCAGATTCTGCCCGCCACCGATTTCGACAATCTCTCGATCGTCGCCGTCATCGTGAGCGTGGGGGAGGAGAGCAGTGGCTCCTAA
- the mreD gene encoding rod shape-determining protein MreD produces MAPVVLAISLIFFAFMQATVFPSSELIGIYPDVTLVIILVWSAVRGVREGLLWAFLVGILLDTLALDPLGGNALALLPVVLLGALSGRAFFHSSLIVPIVACVAATFLHAFVLLLVRSAGGESITLAPLLRIVALQAILNVMIVPPVYLIGSLAQKPVSSRHA; encoded by the coding sequence ATGGCGCCGGTCGTTCTGGCGATCTCGCTGATCTTCTTCGCCTTCATGCAGGCAACGGTCTTTCCGTCGAGCGAGCTCATCGGGATCTATCCGGATGTCACGCTCGTCATCATTCTTGTTTGGAGCGCTGTGCGGGGGGTTCGCGAAGGGCTCCTGTGGGCGTTCCTGGTAGGCATCCTGCTGGATACCCTGGCGCTCGATCCGCTCGGCGGGAATGCGCTCGCGCTGTTGCCAGTCGTGTTGTTGGGAGCGTTGTCTGGGCGGGCGTTCTTTCACAGCAGTTTGATTGTGCCTATCGTGGCATGTGTGGCGGCTACCTTTCTGCACGCCTTCGTTTTACTCTTGGTGCGAAGCGCGGGAGGCGAGTCGATCACGCTTGCTCCGCTCCTCCGCATCGTCGCGCTGCAGGCCATTCTCAACGTGATGATCGTTCCGCCTGTCTATTTGATCGGCAGCCTTGCGCAGAAGCCGGTGAGTTCACGTCATGCTTAG
- the mrdA gene encoding penicillin-binding protein 2, with protein MLRSRKRIPYDPPGQRKNKGKKPEWKRSDQIFLNRRVLLMKGAIIAGFTTLAARLGYMQIARGDYYQAETANTTQSWRPEKPVRGLIFDRQGRPLAENRRVWEVRVIPAQLPKRDTPERERVRSTIISALRLPEVLVIDPSAVPEGSEETVHRRVANLLGLTKKDTIEEFLRIVRIRSLYNYLVEVDQFSDDQAPMFRAASQELPGVKVINRFDYLVENTAVPDLPVVIKRDVSREIAMTLEANRLYLPGIELNDTALVRSYPAGEVMSHVIGYVGPVIEEERQDPQNQTAGGQSYYEFDDTIGKLGLELWMEKVLRGNRGGRFVEVDGLGIETRLIYENPPVPGRNLKLTIDLELQAAATAALEEGLFFSNEDRYLKDQEKNDPELERHEYKAGAGAVVVLDVRNGDVLALASYPLYDNQLFVEGISTRKYLEYTQDENRPLINKAAADHFPPGSTLKIFMAMAGLHEDVISANSAYTCTSGIWVPYTWDETRGDRYLCWQRTDGGHGTLDLVGALERSCDVFFYNVGTPEQKPEGALMNLHYRDLFYDTGQKGDLHFFEGLGIQKMHDNLYDRFWFGQATGIELPFEAVGLVPDPEWKNDQYEEGWSAGDTINTAIGQGFFLATPLQMAVNTAAIANGGKIHRPRLLLETVDDRGATVQTFATESLRQVKLESDHLDLVREGMWRVVNVETGTANSTLDKETGQYISKWPYANPSDEEQIEIAGKTGTAEVGVKRDDGTYQDSHAWFTAYAPYAEPEIVVTVFLKEGGEGSSYAVPIADKVLRAYFELTGARKRGAILREDKLPIGKEHPAPSAGIVVAGSPTAVPDESFDEMEDDFVDEEDPIDEIDE; from the coding sequence ATGCTTAGGAGTCGGAAGCGGATCCCGTACGATCCGCCCGGACAACGAAAGAACAAGGGCAAGAAACCCGAGTGGAAACGGTCGGATCAGATATTCCTGAACCGGCGAGTGCTCCTGATGAAGGGCGCCATTATTGCCGGGTTCACGACCCTGGCCGCCCGACTCGGCTATATGCAGATCGCCAGGGGCGACTATTACCAGGCCGAGACCGCAAACACCACGCAAAGCTGGCGGCCTGAGAAGCCGGTCCGTGGCCTGATCTTCGATCGGCAGGGGCGCCCCCTCGCGGAGAATCGGCGCGTCTGGGAAGTCCGGGTGATTCCGGCGCAGCTACCCAAGCGGGATACTCCTGAGCGCGAGCGGGTGCGCAGCACCATCATCTCCGCCTTGCGCTTGCCGGAAGTGCTGGTGATCGACCCCAGCGCAGTTCCGGAAGGAAGCGAAGAGACGGTGCACCGGCGGGTGGCGAACCTGCTCGGTTTGACCAAGAAGGACACGATCGAAGAGTTCCTGCGCATCGTGCGCATCCGATCCCTCTACAACTACCTGGTCGAGGTCGACCAGTTCAGTGACGACCAGGCTCCCATGTTCCGCGCGGCGTCGCAAGAGCTGCCGGGTGTCAAGGTCATCAACCGGTTCGACTACCTGGTGGAAAACACCGCGGTGCCCGATTTGCCGGTTGTCATCAAGCGCGATGTCTCGCGCGAGATAGCGATGACGCTCGAAGCGAATCGGCTCTACTTGCCGGGTATCGAATTGAACGACACCGCGCTGGTGCGGAGCTATCCGGCCGGGGAAGTCATGTCCCATGTGATCGGGTATGTCGGTCCGGTCATCGAAGAGGAGCGGCAGGATCCGCAGAATCAGACGGCTGGCGGGCAGTCCTATTACGAATTCGACGACACCATCGGCAAGCTCGGGCTCGAGCTGTGGATGGAAAAGGTGCTACGCGGCAATCGCGGGGGCCGATTCGTCGAGGTCGACGGTCTGGGCATCGAGACGAGACTCATCTACGAAAACCCGCCGGTCCCCGGTCGAAATCTGAAACTGACCATCGATCTCGAACTCCAGGCGGCGGCGACCGCAGCCCTGGAGGAGGGGCTGTTCTTCTCGAACGAGGACCGCTACCTCAAGGACCAGGAGAAAAACGACCCCGAACTCGAGCGCCACGAGTACAAGGCGGGCGCCGGCGCGGTGGTGGTGCTCGATGTGCGCAATGGCGACGTGCTCGCTCTTGCCAGTTATCCGCTCTACGACAACCAGCTCTTCGTCGAAGGCATCTCCACGCGCAAGTACCTCGAGTACACCCAGGACGAGAACCGGCCGCTGATCAACAAAGCCGCAGCGGATCACTTCCCACCCGGTTCGACCCTCAAAATCTTCATGGCGATGGCGGGACTGCACGAAGACGTCATCAGCGCCAACTCTGCCTACACCTGCACCAGCGGAATTTGGGTGCCATACACCTGGGATGAGACGCGTGGCGACCGGTATCTCTGCTGGCAGCGAACCGATGGCGGCCATGGAACACTCGACCTGGTCGGCGCGCTCGAACGATCGTGTGACGTTTTCTTCTACAACGTCGGCACGCCGGAGCAGAAGCCGGAAGGCGCGCTGATGAACCTGCACTATCGTGATCTCTTCTACGATACCGGACAAAAAGGCGACCTGCACTTCTTCGAGGGACTCGGCATCCAGAAGATGCACGACAATCTCTACGACCGGTTTTGGTTCGGCCAGGCAACTGGCATCGAGCTGCCGTTCGAGGCGGTTGGCCTCGTGCCCGATCCGGAATGGAAGAACGATCAATACGAGGAAGGCTGGTCGGCGGGCGACACGATCAACACGGCGATCGGTCAGGGATTCTTCCTGGCAACGCCGTTGCAGATGGCCGTTAACACGGCCGCCATTGCCAATGGTGGCAAGATCCATCGTCCGCGGCTCTTGCTCGAAACGGTCGACGACCGGGGAGCGACGGTGCAGACGTTTGCTACCGAAAGCTTGCGGCAGGTGAAACTGGAAAGCGACCATCTCGATCTCGTGCGCGAGGGGATGTGGCGCGTGGTCAATGTCGAAACGGGCACCGCCAACTCCACGCTGGACAAAGAGACCGGGCAATACATCAGCAAGTGGCCGTATGCCAATCCGAGCGACGAGGAACAGATCGAAATCGCCGGCAAGACCGGCACTGCCGAAGTGGGCGTCAAGCGGGACGACGGCACCTATCAGGACTCGCATGCCTGGTTCACGGCCTACGCGCCTTACGCTGAGCCCGAGATCGTCGTCACGGTCTTCCTCAAGGAGGGCGGTGAGGGCTCGAGCTATGCGGTGCCGATTGCCGACAAGGTGCTGCGTGCCTACTTCGAGCTGACTGGAGCCCGCAAGCGCGGCGCCATCTTGCGGGAAGACAAGCTGCCGATCGGCAAAGAGCACCCTGCGCCATCTGCCGGCATCGTGGTTGCCGGATCGCCAACGGCGGTTCCCGACGAGAGCTTCGACGAGATGGAGGACGATTTCGTCGACGAAGAAGACCCGATCGACGAGATCGACGAGTGA
- a CDS encoding glutamine amidotransferase — translation MSKKRTLRIGWLYPTKMNIYGDRGNVIVLSQRAAWRGIEADVIGLDIGDAIPDDIDVFFFGGGQDQEQIAVSNDLAGKKGEQLRSAIERGAAALTVCGGYQLFGHAYRPHDAAPLPGIGIFDVETEASNERFIGNVIAESEWGELIGFENHSGLTWLGPGVEPMARIVHGRGNNGRDGTEGARYKNALGCYLHGSLLPKNPALADWLIARGLEYRGQAAELDQIDDRLEREAHRSAVGRARSERRDDPNPSLLRRIAAYAPIPRS, via the coding sequence ATGAGCAAGAAGCGCACGCTCCGTATCGGTTGGCTGTATCCCACCAAGATGAACATCTATGGTGATCGGGGAAATGTCATCGTGCTCTCGCAACGTGCTGCCTGGCGCGGGATCGAGGCAGATGTGATCGGTCTCGATATTGGCGACGCGATCCCTGATGACATCGATGTCTTCTTCTTCGGGGGAGGGCAGGACCAGGAACAGATCGCGGTCTCGAACGACCTGGCCGGAAAGAAGGGGGAGCAGTTGAGATCGGCCATCGAGCGGGGCGCCGCTGCTCTGACGGTCTGCGGCGGGTATCAGCTCTTCGGGCACGCATATCGGCCGCACGACGCCGCGCCCTTGCCGGGTATCGGCATCTTCGATGTCGAAACCGAGGCGAGCAACGAGCGCTTCATCGGCAATGTCATCGCCGAAAGCGAATGGGGCGAGCTGATCGGCTTCGAGAACCACAGCGGCCTGACCTGGCTTGGTCCAGGAGTGGAACCGATGGCCCGTATCGTGCATGGACGGGGCAACAACGGCCGTGACGGCACCGAAGGAGCCAGGTACAAGAATGCGCTTGGCTGCTACCTCCATGGTTCGCTCTTGCCCAAGAATCCCGCCCTCGCCGATTGGTTGATCGCACGGGGACTCGAGTATCGAGGGCAGGCCGCCGAGCTCGATCAGATCGATGATCGGCTGGAGCGCGAAGCGCACCGGTCAGCAGTTGGCCGCGCAAGATCCGAGCGCCGAGATGACCCCAACCCATCGCTCCTGCGCCGGATTGCCGCCTACGCGCCGATTCCACGCAGTTAG
- a CDS encoding rod shape-determining protein, producing MIRPLAALFGFFSRDLGIDLGTANTLVYVRGKGIVISEPSVVAIDTKTKRALAVGVEGKAMVGKTPESIIAVRPLKDGVIADFDTVEMMLHYFIRKVHMQRMMAPHPRVVIGIPSGVTEVEKRAAKDAALSAGAREAYTIEEPMAAAIGAGLPINEPIGSMIVDIGGGTTEVAVISLGGIVVNHSIRVAGDEIDDSIIQYARRDHNLVIGERTAENAKIAAGSAYPLEEEIRVTLRGRDLLTGLPKAVEVSSVELRDAISQPVNTIVELVKTAIEETPPELVADIMENGIVLAGGGALLHGLDRRLQNELRMPVYRAEDPLTCVARGTGRVAEALHLYERALAGGQELRPTG from the coding sequence ATGATACGTCCTTTGGCTGCCCTCTTTGGGTTCTTTAGCCGGGACCTGGGTATCGACCTCGGCACCGCCAATACGCTCGTCTATGTTCGTGGCAAGGGAATCGTCATCTCCGAGCCATCCGTGGTTGCCATAGACACGAAAACAAAGCGTGCGTTGGCTGTGGGGGTCGAGGGCAAGGCGATGGTCGGCAAGACGCCGGAGAGCATCATTGCCGTGCGGCCGTTGAAAGACGGCGTGATCGCAGATTTCGACACCGTCGAGATGATGCTGCACTACTTCATCCGCAAGGTTCACATGCAGCGCATGATGGCGCCGCACCCGCGCGTGGTGATTGGTATCCCGTCCGGTGTGACCGAGGTGGAAAAACGCGCTGCCAAGGACGCGGCGCTTTCTGCCGGAGCGCGCGAGGCGTACACCATCGAAGAGCCGATGGCCGCGGCGATTGGGGCGGGGCTCCCGATCAACGAGCCGATTGGCAGCATGATCGTGGACATCGGCGGTGGAACCACCGAAGTTGCAGTCATCTCCCTGGGCGGTATCGTGGTCAACCACTCGATCCGCGTGGCAGGCGACGAGATCGATGATTCGATCATTCAGTACGCCCGGCGCGATCACAACCTTGTCATCGGCGAGCGAACGGCGGAGAACGCCAAGATCGCCGCTGGTTCGGCCTATCCGCTCGAAGAAGAGATTCGCGTCACCTTGCGGGGACGCGACTTGCTCACAGGCCTGCCGAAAGCGGTCGAAGTCAGCTCGGTGGAGCTGCGTGACGCGATCTCCCAGCCGGTGAACACGATTGTCGAGCTGGTCAAAACCGCCATCGAAGAGACGCCGCCGGAATTGGTGGCCGACATCATGGAGAACGGCATCGTGCTCGCGGGCGGCGGCGCGCTGCTGCATGGACTCGACCGGCGGCTCCAGAACGAACTGCGCATGCCGGTCTATCGGGCCGAGGATCCCCTTACCTGTGTGGCGCGCGGAACGGGGCGCGTGGCCGAAGCGTTGCATCTGTATGAGCGCGCGCTGGCCGGCGGTCAGGAGCTACGGCCCACAGGCTAG